In a genomic window of Enterobacter asburiae:
- a CDS encoding TolC family outer membrane protein — translation MTILHKPVSRQFIAALALISLAINTAYANSRQVGIAPVATTTLKESILFAIDRDPSVSQQAAQLGIGQAQIDEARSGWMPQIALNGSTGHSQTTDSSGSLKNSAAWGLSLTQLIYDFGKTNNSISQSSARRDSYRYQLMSTLSDVAEKTALGYVEVKRYSDLLQAAKENVQALKNVEQLAKLRADAGVSSTSDELQTRTRIAGMQATVAQYNAALNSARARLAVLTGMQADNYSPVPANLAVEPDSLNRIDYSLIPAVMAAQNMERSAQYGVETAKSQHWPTLSLKGGRTRYESDNRSYWDDQIQLNIDAPLYQGGAVSARVRQAEGARAMASSQVDQARFDVLQKASVAQADWTGARGRMEAGKRQLENALRAREVYKNEYTLSKRSINDLLSVEQDVWQATSAKIIAEYDGWSSAINYASAVDNLMPLIGIEKNAAAKLPDLS, via the coding sequence ATGACGATATTGCACAAGCCTGTGTCACGCCAATTTATAGCTGCGCTGGCATTAATTTCACTAGCCATTAATACGGCTTACGCCAATAGTCGCCAGGTGGGTATTGCCCCGGTGGCAACGACAACCTTAAAAGAAAGTATCCTTTTTGCTATCGATCGCGACCCCTCTGTTAGCCAGCAGGCCGCGCAATTAGGTATTGGTCAGGCACAAATAGATGAGGCGCGCAGCGGCTGGATGCCGCAAATAGCCTTAAACGGGAGCACGGGGCACAGCCAGACCACCGATTCCAGCGGTTCGCTGAAGAATTCTGCGGCCTGGGGGCTAAGCCTTACCCAGCTGATATACGATTTTGGCAAGACCAACAACAGCATCAGCCAGTCTTCCGCCCGGCGCGATAGCTACCGCTATCAGCTCATGAGCACACTTTCTGATGTGGCGGAAAAAACGGCGCTCGGCTACGTGGAGGTTAAACGCTATTCCGACCTGTTACAGGCGGCAAAAGAAAACGTTCAGGCGCTGAAAAACGTAGAGCAGCTGGCCAAACTGCGCGCCGATGCGGGCGTGAGTTCCACCTCCGATGAGCTCCAGACCCGCACGCGGATTGCCGGCATGCAGGCGACGGTGGCGCAGTATAACGCCGCGTTGAACAGCGCCCGCGCGCGGCTCGCGGTATTAACCGGGATGCAGGCGGATAACTATTCGCCGGTACCCGCAAACCTTGCGGTTGAGCCGGATTCGCTCAACCGCATTGATTATTCGTTGATACCGGCGGTAATGGCTGCGCAAAACATGGAACGTTCTGCCCAGTATGGCGTTGAAACGGCGAAGTCCCAGCACTGGCCAACCCTGAGCCTGAAAGGGGGACGCACGCGTTACGAATCGGACAACCGTTCCTACTGGGACGACCAGATCCAGCTCAATATTGACGCACCGCTTTATCAGGGCGGCGCGGTATCCGCACGCGTGCGGCAGGCTGAAGGCGCACGGGCGATGGCGTCCTCTCAGGTCGATCAGGCGCGTTTCGACGTGCTGCAAAAGGCCTCCGTCGCACAGGCTGACTGGACCGGCGCACGGGGAAGAATGGAGGCCGGGAAGCGGCAGCTGGAAAACGCGCTGCGGGCCCGCGAGGTTTATAAAAATGAATACACCCTGAGCAAGCGGAGCATTAATGATTTGCTCAGCGTTGAGCAGGATGTCTGGCAGGCCACGTCGGCGAAAATAATTGCCGAGTATGATGGCTGGAGTTCGGCAATTAATTATGCTTCCGCGGTTGATAATTTAATGCCGCTTATTGGAATAGAGAAAAACGCTGCCGCAAAATTACCCGATTTGAGTTAA